DNA from Algisphaera agarilytica:
CGGCAGGCCCTCGCGGTGGAACCAGCCGTGCACGTTCCAGTCGGGCGAAATATTCATGTCCACGTCGGTCATCCACGGGTCGTAGGCGACGTGGTCGAGCAGGCCGTTCTCCAGGTCGCGCATGCCGACGCCCGGCGGGATGTCGTGGGACTTGTAGATGAACTCGATGTCGGCCCCGCGCCGCTGCGCATCGTTGAACAGGTAGGCGAGGAAGGCCCGCTGGTTGTGGTCCGACAGCCGTTCGATCCCGCCGGGCGGGAAGTGCCCGGGGTTGGGCGCGTCGGGGTCGTAGGGCGTCGACTCGTCGGGCCCGAGGTAGTGGGACTGGTGAACGATCTTGAGGTGATGGGACTGCTTGGTGCCGCCGAAGCTGGCGTCGACCCAGAAGACATCGGGGTGGTGCAGATCGACGGCTTCCATCGCGCGCTCCATCCAGCCGTCGTCGCTGATGCTGTGAAACGAGCCGAAGAACTTCAGGCCGCGGGCGCGGATCGCCGTCGCCAACTCGCCCATGATGTCGCGGTGCGGGTTCTGCTTCACGCTGTTGAAATCATCGAGCTTGCTGTCCCAGTGCAGGAACGGGCTGCCGTGCCAGCAGATCGGCCCGGCGAATTTCGCGCCGGTCTTCTCGAACAGCTCGGCCCACTCCGCGGGATCGAATGCCTCGGCCGTGAAATACTCGACCGCCTGCTCGGGCGTGTAGTCTTCACAGCCCGGCTGCTGCTGGATCGACCCGAGCCCCCAGTGGCAGTACATCCCGAACTTCGCATCGATCAGCCACTGCGGCGTCTGGTGTCGGCGGAGCGAGGTCCAGGTGGGTTCGAACTCGGGGGTGTCGACGCTGGGCATACTGATTCCTTCCGTCCCCGCAGACCGCGGGATTGAATACTTAAGACGCGATTATTCTACCCGCCTACGGCATCCCGCTCGCGCTGCTTGCGCTGCTCAGGCGTCAACGGCTGGGCGTAGTAGAACTCGGGCTTGTGGAAGACGCGCGTGGATTTAAACGCCGGGTCGCCGGGTTCACGGCGGAGGTCGCAGTCGAACCGCGTCAGCACCGAGTACTGCTTGTCCGGCGTGCCCGCGTTGATGAAGTGGCCAAAGCCCCAGGTCACGCCCTGCCCGTCGCCGGTGTCGGTGAAGGCGTCGGGGGTGTAGAACTTCGCGGCGTTCGGGCCGAACTCAACGATCGAGGCGATCTCGAAGTTCACCCCGTCTTCCGCGTACTGGATCGTGTAGTGCTCGGGCCCGTCACGCAGCACCATCGCCGCGATGCCCGACTTCCACGGGAACAGCGTCACCTCGTGCCCCGAGTTGAGCACGGGGTTAAGCGGGTGCTTCTCGAACGGCTTCAGCGGGTCGTCGGAGATCGCCAGGCCCATCGTGATCCACACGCAGCCCGGGCGATTGAACGCGGACTTGTAGTAGCAGTAGATCTTGCCGTCGCGCACGAGCATGCACGGGCCGTGCACCGCGTACTGGTCCCACTCGCCTTCCTTGCCCGTCGGGATCACCTCCGCATCGACGGGCGTCCACGGCCCATCGGGCGAATCCGAGTGCGACACCGCGATCGGGCAGTAGTCACCCCGCAAACCGCTGGGCTCGGTGAACGCCTGGTAGTACAGGTAGAACCGCCCTTCCCACTTCAGGATGTCGGGCGTGCACACCGCGCGCCAACCCACTTGCGGCTTGGGCGGACGCGGCACCGCGACGCCCTGCTCTTCCCAGACAAAGCCGTCTTTGCTCGTGGCGTACCACACTTCGCCGAGGTCCCAGTCGGCCGAGGCGACGGTGTCGGTCGCGTCCTTGGCGCCTTCCATGCCCAGGCAAGGCGTCTCGGTGTCGCGTTTGGTGTACCAGACGTAGTACTGCCCGTTCTCGTAGATGATCTTCGAGGGGTCGCGGCGCGAGACGGTGCCATCGCCGTCGCTGTAGTCGAAGCCGACCAGGGGCGTGTACTTGAAGTTGGTGAACAGCGGGTTCTCTTCCGGGCGTGAGAACGGCCGGGTGTCGGCCTGACGCTGCATCGCGGCGCTGAGCGGTCGGTCCCAAACCTCGGGCGTCACGGTGTACGGAAACGCGTCTTCAGACATCAGCGGCTACCTCAAAAACAAGACGACTTGATTGATCTTCTCCCCTCCCTTGGGGGAGGGGCCGGGGGAGGGTGCCGAGGCGTGCGGTTGCAACGCGGTTTCGGGCAAGGCTTCACACCCTCCCCTAACCCCTCCCTCAAGGGAGGGGGATCAAGCCTGCCCTTCCGGTGGGATAGAAATTCACAAGCGTTCGAATCACTGCGGCTTCGCCGCAGCACGTTCCTTTTGCTTCTCTTCCGGCAGCGGATGCGAGAAGTAGAACTCGGGCTTGTGCAGGTACTTGGTCGTCTTGAACAGCGGGTCGAATTTGTCGCGACGCAGGTCGCAGTCGAACCGCGCCAGGATCGAGTGTTCCGTGCCCGGGCCGCCCGCGTTGACGAAGTGACACAAGCCCCAGGTCACGCCTGGGCCGTCGCCGCTGTCTTCGAACGCGTCGGGGTCGAAGAACTTCGCGGCGGTGGGCGCGAGCTCGACGATCGACGCGATGTCGAAGTTCACCCAGTCCTCGGCGTACTGCATGGTGTAGTGCTCGTTGCCGTCCTGGATGAGCAGCGCCGCGACGCCTTCCTTGAACGGGAACATCGCGACCTCGTGGCCGGAGTTCATCACCGGGTTCAGCGGGTGCTTCTCGAACGGCTTCAGCGGATCGTCCGAGATCGCCAGCCCCATCGCGACCCACAACCGGTCGGGGCGGTTGAACGCGGACTTGTAGTAGCAGTAGATCTTGTCGTTGTGGACGAGCATGCACGGGCCGTGAACCGCAAACTGGTCCCACTCGCCTTCCTTGCCGGTGGGGATGATCACGCCTTCTTCCGGGGTCCACGGCCCATCGGGCGAGTCGGAGTGCGACACCGCGATCGGGCAGTAGTCGCCCCGCAGACCGCTCGGCTCGGTGAAGGCCTGGTAGTAGAGGTAGAACCGCCCCTTCCACTTGAGGATGTCGGGCGTGCACACCGAGCGGAAGCCGACCTGCGGCTTGGGCGGGCGCGGCACGGCGACGCCCTGCTCTTCCCAGGTGAAGCCGTCGTCACTGGTCGCGTACCAGACTTCGGCCAGGTCCCAGTCGGCCGAGGCCACGGTGTCGGTCGCGTCCTTCGCGCCCTTCATCCCCAAGCAAGGCGTTTCGGTGTCGCGCTTGGTGTACCAGACGTAGTACTTGCCGTTCTCGAACAGGATCTTCGACGGGTCACGGCGGGTGGTGGTGCCGTCGCCGTCGCTGTAGTCGAAGCCCTTGAGCGGGGTGTACTTGAAGTTGGTGAACAGCGGGTTGTCTTCGGGGCGCTCGTTGGGGTAGTGGTAGAAGCTGCGCTTCATCGCGGCACTGAGCTCGCGGTTCTTGGTGTCGGGGGTGACGGTATACGGGAAGGCTTCGGTGGACATGGGGGGCTCGGGTGGGTGGATTCTTCGGCTGAGTCATCGAGGCCCGCGGAAGAGAAGCGGGATGACGAGTTGGGTCAAAATATTAACAATTATCAGTTTTTACGCCAGTAAATTCTGGTATTCACCCGTAATAAGCCCGAATGAGCTGGGAAATCTGCCCCGTGGGCCCCGATTGATTCCGCGGAGAAGTTCGGGCTACTGGTGGCCGCGGGCGAGATTAGCCGCCTCGCACCAGACCTTGGCCCGCTCGGTTAAGCCCTCCCAATCACCCCGGCGGACCAAGTCGGGATCGATCATCGTCCCCCCCACGCCCACCGCGGTCGCCCCCGCCCGGAAATAGTCGGGCAAGTCATCCAGCGTCAGGTGCCCCGTCGGGACCAGGCGGAGCATGTCCAAGGGGGCCAACACGTTGCCGATGTACCGCGGCCCCAGGTCCTCGGCCGGGAAGACCTTCACCGCCGTCGCCCCCGCCCGCCACGCCGCCAACGCCTCGCTCGGCGTGAACGCGCCCGGCAATACCGGCACCCCCCGCTCCACCGCCCATTGAACCACCGGCAGCTCCGTCGTCGGCGTTACCAAAAACTCCGCCCCCGCCTCCACCGCACGCTCGGCCGACTCCACATCCAACACCGTCCCCGCGCCGATCAGCCCCGTGTCTTCATCCGTCCGCGCTTTACGCACCGCCCGGATCGACTCGCACACCCCCGGCGTGTTCATCGTCACCTCGACCAACCCCAAGCCCCCCGCGCCGAGCGCCCGCACCACCGGCACGACATCCACCGGCTCGGGCCAACGAAAAATCCCCACCACCGGGCAACGCGCCACCGCCGACTCAAATCGTTCTGCAAGGTCCATCGTCTGAGTGTGCGCGACAACACGGCGCATGACAAGCCCCGCCACACACATGCCCTGATGTAGGGTGAACAAACGCAGACGCTCTCGGAATTCTTATTCCCCCGCGTCGATCTTCTCCAGCGTCCAAGCGCGGATGTAGTCGTACCGCGTCGTGTTGAGCCGATCGTTTTTCAGGTTTTCCATAATCGGCGGGTGTTCCCAGGAATACGTCTCGCACACGGCGTTCAAAAACATCGGCTTGTCGAACGGCGTGGGCTCGATGTCGGTCGGGAACTCGATCGTGTGCACCTTCTTGCCGTTGAGGTAGAAGTGCATCGTCGTCGCGTCCACCCACCAGCAGCCGTAGCGGTGGAACGCGGTGTTCACCCGCTTGCCCTTGGGCAGATTGGTATTGCCGCCCTGCTTCAGGTTGGTGGGATTGCCCTCGGCGTCGGGGATGTCGCGGTACACCACGTGCGTGTTGGACTTCATCTGCGTCGCAAACGCCGGGAACCGCTGGGCGTTGCCGACCGCTTCCATGATGTCGAGCTCGGTCGACTTGACGATCTCGTCGTCCTTGTGCGGCCGCCGCTTCAGCCAGAACGTGGTCGACGTCGCGACACTCGAGGCCTTCACGCGCGTCTCGTAGTAGCCGTAGAACGCGCCCTGCTCGACCGACTGGATCGCGCCGCACGCGATGGTCCACTTGCCGTCTTCCTGGGGCGGGTCGAGCGGGGTGCTCTTGATCGTGAGAAAACCCTTCTCGACACTCACGTTCTCCGCGACAAACAAACCGGGCGGCCGACCCTTCCAGCCGGGGAAGATGTTGTTCCACTTGGTGCGATCAAGCTCGTCGCCATCGAACTCGTCGCTGTACTGCTCGTTGAGCACCCACTTGTAACCCGCGGGAGCCTTCACCGGCGGCTTTGGGATACGCTTCTTCTTCTCCGTCGGCTCGGACACCGACACCCCGGCAACACAAAACAGCAAACAAACAATCAGCAGACCGCAGCAGACGCGAAGATTCATAGCAGAGTTCCTGGAATAGTGGATTTAACTATTTTATCGACGTAACCCCCAACGCGAAAGCCCCCGCGATTCCCCCGCCATCAACGCCCCAAACCCCACGCCGACGCTGAGCCCGTGGGCGAAGCATCTGGTACCGCGCCTCACGCGTTCCGCGCCGCCTCCGCCCGCGCCGCCCGCTGCTCTTCGCTCAACCCCTGCGCCCAATACGTCTCGGGCTTGTGCAGATACGTCGTCGACTTGAACGCCGGGTCGCCCGGCTCACGGTGCAGATCACAATCGAACCGCGTCAGCATGCTGTGCTGCGTCGTCGGCGTGCCTGCGTTCACAAAGTGCGACAACCCCCAACGCACGCCCTGTCCGTCCCCCGAATCGGTAAACGCATCGGGCACATACAACCCCGCCGCCGTGGGCATCAACTCGACGATCGATTCGATCTCGAAGTTCACCCAGTCCTTGGCGTACTGCACCGTGTAGTGCTCGGGCCCATCGCGGATCACCAGCGCCGCGACACCTTCCTTATACGGAAACAGCGCCGTCTCGTGCCCCGAGTTCATCACCGGGTTCAATGGGTGTTTCTCAAACGGCCCCAACGGATCGCGGCTGATCGCCAAACCCTGCCCCAGCCACATGTGACCGGGCCGATTGAACACCGACTTGTAATAGATATAGATCTGCCCATCGTGCACCAGCGGATACGGATCATGAATCGCGAACTGATCCCACTCGCCCTCAGCGCCGTTCGGCAACACCACGCCGTCGCTGCGCGTCCAGGGGCCGTCCGGCGAATCCGCCGAGGACACGCACACCGGGCAGTAGTCCCCCCGCAACCCGCTGGGCTCCAAAAACGCTTGGTAATAAAGGTAAAATCTGCCTTCCCACTTCAGGATGTCGGGCGTACATACCGACCGCCAACCCACCGTCGGCTGAGGCGGCCGCTCGATCGCCACGCCCTGCTCTTCCCAAACGAAGCCGTCCTCGCTCGTCGCGTACCAGACTTCCGCCAAGTCCCAGTCCGCCGACGGGATCACACCCGTCGCTTCCTTAGCTCTACCCATCCCGACCGGCGCGGCACTCGTCTCCCGCCGTGTGTACCACACGTAGTACTTGCCGTTCTCCCGGATCACCTTCGACGCATCGCGCCGCGACACCGTGCCGTCACCATCGCGGTAATCGAAACCTTCGAGCGGCGTGTACTTGAAGTTCGTAAACAGCGGGTTTTCCTGCGGCCGCGAATAAGGCCGCTTGTCCGCTTGACGCTGCATCGCCGCGCTGAGCGGCCGATCAAAAGTTTCGGGGGTGACGGTGTACGGAAACGCTTTGGTGGGCATCAAAAACTTTCGTGTCAAAACTGAGTGATCCAGCGAAGCCAGAATCTAATTCGACGACTGCGGCTTGAAACCACCGCCCAGATGGTCGATTGTAACCCGCGGTAAAATCAGCTTCACCCGCCTTCGCCTCGTAACCCACACAGCGGCGCCGCCATGCCCGACCACGCCACCTCAAACCCGCCGCCCAACATCCTCTGGATCCTCACCGACGACCAGCGCCCCGACTCGTTGGCCCGCTACAACCGGGCCACCCTCGGCACCGACGAAAGCACGCTGGGCCACGTCATGTCGCCCCACACCGATCGGCTCGCCGCCGAGGGCGTATTGTTCACCCGGGCGTTCTGCAACTCACCGATGTGCACGCCGTCCCGAGGCTCGATGCACACCGGCCGATACCCGTTCCGAACCGGGCACTACCGCTTCACCGGCACGCATCAGCAGCCCGACTTCGTGCGCCCCACCGTGTCGCAGGTGCTGCGCGCTACAGCACCTCCGTCTTCGGCAAGACCGGCTGGGGCATCCGCAAACACCTCGACCCCGACCAGAACCAGCGCGACGACTTCTTCGACCACACCGTCGAGTTCCAGGCCGACCTTGAACAACACGGCTTCGGCGACATCTTCTACAGCGCCGGCCAATACGATTTCATCGACGGCATCATCAGCCCCGTCTTCACGAAAGAAACCGTCCAATACCCCGGCGGCGAAGCCCACACCTACCACACCCAGCGACGCGACGAGCCGATCCCCGAAGACGAATTGGAGATCAAAGAGAAGGTCGAACGGGAGTTCGACATCCTGCGTGCCTACACCCGGCTCAACAAGGGGCTCATCCTCGGTGGCGTGAACCCGCAACCCGCCGGGCAAACCGTGGATGGCCACGTCGTCACCGAGTTCTGCAATCACCTGCAAAATGCGGGGAAAAACTACGAAACCCTGGCGGGTAAAACAGCTCAAGGCGTCGACCCCGACAAGCCGTTGTTTAGTCACCTGAGTTTCCACTGGCCGCACACGCCGGTGCTGCCGCCACAGGAGTACCGCAACCTGTTTAAAGACTTGCCGTATGACCTGCCGGAGTTTTCGACGGATGAACTCTCGCGTTTCCCCCCGCAGCTCGTCACGCTGTACAACGAGTGTAAGACCGACGGGCTGAAAGACGAAGAAAAACTCCAGGCCGTCCGCGACTACTACGCGTTCTGTGCTTATGGCGATGCGCTGATCGGCCGGGCGGTGGAGGAATTCAAGACCTACTGCGAGAAACAAGGCCGGGAGTACCTCATCGTCTTCACCGTCGGCGACAACGGCTGGCACCTCGGCGAACAGGGCATCATGGCGAAGTTCGGGCCGTGGCGGCAGTCGCTGCACAACGCCGCCATCGTTGTGTCGTCCGACCCCGACACCTACCCGGCCGGGCAGGTCTGTCACGACATGGTGGAGTTTGTCGACTTCGCGCCGACGCTGCTGACCGGTGCGGGCATCGATGTGGACACACCGGAGTACGACCACCTCGACGGCTACGACCTGCACCGCACGCTCGATGGCAACGCCCCGAAACGCGACTACGTCCTGGGCGAGCTCAACGTCGTCTGCGGCCACCGCGCGTTCCTGCGTACCGACGACTTCGCGTTTTCCATGCGCACCCGCGACATGTGGGACCAGGGCCGCGCGCCCGACCTCAACCACGACGTCACCTGGGCGCTCACCTGCGACCGGCCCAAGGCCGACCTGGCGTTGTACGACCTGCGTGTCGATCCGCTGGAGCGCAACAACGTGGCCGAGGACCACGCCTACCGCGGGCTGGCCGACTGGTTCCGCGAGAAGCTCGGGACCATCGTCCTGGGTGACGGCCGGATCGAGTGCGATTGGAGGAAGCCCAACAGCTACAGCCTCAGCAACTTCGCCGGCGGTGCCCACGACCACCAACTCAACATCCCCGAAGAACTGATCCCGTAGGTCAGGCATGCTTGCCTGACACGGCTCATCGAAACTTTGCGTCAGGCAGGCATGCCTGACCTACAAGCCCCGCTCCATGCGCAGCCCAAGCCCCTAAGCCCCCAACACCCAACCCCTAATTGCCAAAGAGCGAACGCTCGGCCCTCGGTGGACGCACGCATCGGCCCGCGCGCCCACCAACTCACCATCAACCGTCGTCCTCGACCCGCGTGTTGGGGGTGGCTACGCGATTACGCGGTAGTCCATCGTGTCTGTTGCCGGCAAGGTGGCTCACCGACGAACGCCGAAACCCCCGCGCTTCAAGACGCGAGCCCGGCCCTCCCGACGCGCCCGGCGAGACAGTCCTTGCCTGCCACCGCCCCGCCGCCGTCGGGTGCCGATTCATACTCTCCTCCAACAAGGGACGCGGCGCGCCCCCAGTGCGCACGGAGACGTCGTGCGTCTTGCCCCACCGTGCGTAAACCGTGCAATCACTTACAGATGATTGAATGGACTGAATCAATATTTTTGTGCGTCGTGGGCGCAAGACCGTGCGCACCCCAACGTCGCTTCAATCCGTTGCCAAGACCTCACGATACGCCCCGGCAAACAGGAACGACGACTTGCCGTAGATGCCGTAGCCGTTGATCTCGTAGGTCCTCAGCTCGGCCCCGCCATCGCCCGTCGCCACAGCGACACGTTCCTTAAAGCTTTCCAAAGTCCCCGGCCGATCGGCGTGCCAGAACAAGTACCCATCACTCCACGTGCCGAAGTGCAGCGAACGTTCGCCGTTGGACTTCACCACGGTGCACACCAGCCGGCCCTGCGCGTCCTGATAGTTCGCGGCCTCGGCGGTGGTCACGTTGCCGTCCTGATCCGTTTCGTGGAACGTCGCCCGCTGGATCGCACCGTCCCACCGGTAGTGCTGCTTTACGTCCAACGTGGTCAGCAGCGATCCGTCGGGCCGATACACCTTGAACCGCCCTTCCCAGCGCCCGGTCCACGGGTCAAGGATCGCCCGGTTCTCATCCGAGATCGCCTCGCCCGGCTCGGGGAACTCGAGCGCCCCACTGCTTGGCACCACCAGGAACAACGTCAAGACCAGCGGCAAAATCCAGCAACCGGGGCGTGCGTATTTCATAACGGATTTTAGCCGACCGAGCGGCGCTTCATACCCAATCCGCCATTGGCGGAATTGCCCCGAAGCATCACGTCCTTCGCACTATCATTTTGGCTGAAGCAGCGGCGTGTCGCCGGGGCTTGGCACAACAGATCGAGAGGCCTTCCATGTCCAAACCCACCGCCAGCCAACCCCTGGGCCTCGGCGTGCTCGGCCTCGGCGAGGGGCGGAGCGTGATCAGTGCTGCACTCAGCAGCGACCGCTGGCAACTCCGCGTGCTCTGCGACCTCGACGAGGAGCTCTGCAAAGAGCGTTGCGTAGAATTTGATTTCGATCGCTATACGCTGTCCTACGAGGATATGCTCGCCGACGCAGCGGTCGACGTCGTGGCGATCTACACGCCCGACCGTTTCCACGCCGACCACATCGAGCAGGCCCTCGCGGCGGGCAAGCACGTCATCTGCACCAAGCCGCTGATCGACGACCTCAAAGACGCGCCCCGGTTACTCGAGCTCGCCGCCAGCGCAGACCGCCACGTCTTCGTGGGGCAGAGCACGCGGTTCTTCGAGGGGTTTATGCGGCAGCGGGCCGAGTTCGACGCGGGGGTGCTGGGTGAGCTGGTCACGCTCGAGACGCACTACCACGCCGACCACCGCTGGTTCATCGACAAACCCATGACCGATCCGTCGCGGTACAAGCCGTTGTTCGGCGGCGGCAGCCACCCCGTCGACCTCGTCCGCTGGTACCTGCCGGACATCGACACGGTCGTGGCGTACGGCGACATGAGCCCCAACGGCGCAGACGTGGGCCTGGTCCACCCCGACACGATCCATGCGCTGTTCCGTGCTGCGGACGGGCGCGTGGCCCACACGAGTGGTTGCTACAACACGCCGGTGGAGCCGAGCGACTTCACGTCAGAGATCCGCTGCACACTGCGCGGGGCGCAAGGCGCGAGTCACGCCGACTACCCCGAGCTGCGCTACGCCCGCTCGGCCGCCGGCAAGCCGCACCACGTCGAGACCTACGAAGACAAACGATCTCACTACTTCCGCTTCGGCGGCCACTCGCACCACGCCGGCGAATACCAGAACTACATCGACTTCTTCGCGGATCACCTGGCCGAGGGCAAAACACCGCAGCCGGGCCTGATCGAAGGCATCGGGACCGTCGCGGTCATGGCCGCCCTCGAACACTCCATGGCCACCGGCAAGCAGATCGTCATGTCCGACTTCCTCACCGCCCACGGCCTGCCCGGCGACCTGCTCGCCCCTCGAGATTAGAGATGCCCCTTCGAACAGCGCGCGTGGGCTCTTGCCTTAGTCCCCTCTCCCCCCGGGAGAGGGTTAGGGTGAGGGAACTCGGGGCCCTTTCGATCAACACATCCTCATAGCCCCCGACAGTTCAAGCCGCCCTCACCCCAGCCCTCTCCCGGGGGGAGAGGGAGTCAAGGCAGCTCCGCCATTACTTAAACTACGCCCATGCCCAAGTACGAGCCCTTCGATTGGTACGAAACCCCGATCTATTACGACATCATCTTCGATGTTGATACTGAGAAAGAAGCCCGCTTCCTCGAGCAGTGTCACGAGCTCCACGCGACCCCTCGTGCTGACCCGAAAGACGGCGCACCTGGTTCACTATCGGTCCTCGAACCCGCGTGCGGCAGCGGCCGACTGATGGCCGAGCTCGCGGGGCGCGGGCACCACGTCGCGGGGGTGGACCTCTCAGCGGGCATGCTCGACTTCGCCCGCAAACGCTTCAAGCAAGATTGCGTCACCGGCGAACTGCTCGAAGCGCCGATGCAGGACTTCGACTTCCAGCACGCGGGCCCGTTCGACCTCGCCCACATCCTCGTCAGCTCGTTCAAGTACCTGCAGAACGGTGACGACGCTGCGGCGTGCCTCAACTGCGTCTGCGACCACCTCCGCGTCGGCGGTGTGTTCGTGCTCGGCCTCCACACCACCGAACCCGGCCAGACCGAACGCGTCCTCGAACGTTGGCGGGCCCAACGCGACCACCTCGATGTCGTCTGTACCATCCGCTCCGACCCGCCCGATTATCGAAAGCGCACCGAAGCGATGCGCAGCCGCATCGTTGCGCGCGATCTCAAACGCCCGGCCGACGAACCCAAGCGCTACGAATCCAACTGGACCTTCCGCACCTACAGCCCCGGCCAACTCCGCTCGCTCCTCCGCAAAGCCCCCCGCTTCAAACACCTGGCCACGTACACCTTCCACCACGATATCCACGAACGCACCCGCCTCGACGGCGACGATTTGGGTGTCGTACTCGTGCTGCGGCGCGAACGCTAGCGACAACCTTCGTAGCTGCAGGTAACCCCAAAACACGTCACAATGATGTGGGTTCCACTGCCTTTTGCCCCACTCACATTTCTGTCCGAGAGGTGTTTCTTTGAAGTCCAACCCCATGCTGAAATATATCACCTTGAGCGTACTCGCCGCCGCGAGCCTGAATAGCGGGGCCGACGAGCCCGCCGTGGTCACGGCCGATCTGCAGCAACGCCACATCCTCGGCGACACGTCTGAGCTTGATCGCAGCAAGTTCTTCAACGTGCACAGCGGCTACGCCGGGGCCGCGCTC
Protein-coding regions in this window:
- a CDS encoding class I SAM-dependent methyltransferase, producing MPKYEPFDWYETPIYYDIIFDVDTEKEARFLEQCHELHATPRADPKDGAPGSLSVLEPACGSGRLMAELAGRGHHVAGVDLSAGMLDFARKRFKQDCVTGELLEAPMQDFDFQHAGPFDLAHILVSSFKYLQNGDDAAACLNCVCDHLRVGGVFVLGLHTTEPGQTERVLERWRAQRDHLDVVCTIRSDPPDYRKRTEAMRSRIVARDLKRPADEPKRYESNWTFRTYSPGQLRSLLRKAPRFKHLATYTFHHDIHERTRLDGDDLGVVLVLRRER